Proteins encoded within one genomic window of Cellulomonas flavigena DSM 20109:
- a CDS encoding UDP-N-acetylmuramate dehydrogenase, with protein sequence MEPDTCALPGPAPASAHPAVPRHPGAPTLADLTTLRVGGPVARYVETTTEAELLDVVRDADASGEPLLVLGGGSNVLASDAGFPGVVVRDVRGGVAVPDASACAGVTLTVPAGTVWDDVVAYAVEHELVGVEALSGIPGSTGATPVQNVGAYGQDVAQTISQVRVWDRGRGRVRTLPFVTLGFGYRTSLLKRSSRPDPADPAAPWGPTPRYVVLDVTFQVKQGSLSSPVGYPELARALDVAVGERAPLADVRAAVLALRARKGMVLDADDHDTWSAGSFFTNPVVASHDADALPSDAPRWPLPDGAVKTSAAWLIEHAGFGRGHGSGAATLSTKHTLALTNRGAARADDVVALAREVRDGVRDRFGVVLEPEPVLVGLAL encoded by the coding sequence GTGGAGCCCGACACCTGCGCCCTGCCCGGCCCGGCCCCCGCGTCGGCGCACCCTGCCGTCCCGCGGCACCCCGGCGCACCGACGCTCGCCGATCTCACGACCCTGCGCGTGGGCGGGCCCGTCGCCCGGTACGTCGAGACGACCACCGAGGCCGAGCTGCTGGACGTCGTGCGCGACGCGGACGCGTCGGGCGAGCCCCTGCTCGTGCTCGGCGGCGGCTCCAACGTGCTCGCGTCGGACGCCGGTTTCCCGGGGGTCGTGGTGCGTGACGTGCGCGGCGGCGTGGCGGTGCCCGACGCGTCGGCGTGCGCCGGCGTCACGCTCACCGTGCCCGCGGGCACGGTGTGGGACGACGTCGTCGCGTACGCGGTCGAGCACGAGCTCGTCGGCGTCGAGGCGCTGTCCGGGATCCCCGGGTCCACGGGCGCCACACCCGTGCAGAACGTCGGCGCGTACGGGCAGGACGTCGCGCAGACGATCTCGCAGGTGCGCGTCTGGGACCGGGGGCGCGGGCGCGTGCGCACGTTGCCGTTCGTGACGCTCGGCTTCGGCTACCGCACGTCCCTGCTCAAGCGCTCGTCGCGCCCGGACCCCGCGGACCCGGCGGCGCCGTGGGGCCCGACGCCGCGCTACGTCGTCCTCGACGTCACCTTCCAGGTGAAGCAGGGTTCGCTGTCGTCGCCCGTGGGATACCCGGAGCTGGCCCGCGCGCTGGACGTCGCGGTGGGCGAGCGGGCGCCGCTGGCCGACGTGCGCGCCGCCGTGCTCGCGCTGCGCGCGCGCAAGGGCATGGTGCTCGATGCCGACGACCACGACACGTGGAGCGCCGGCTCGTTCTTCACCAACCCCGTCGTCGCGTCGCACGACGCCGACGCGTTGCCGTCCGACGCGCCGCGGTGGCCGCTGCCGGACGGCGCCGTCAAGACGAGCGCGGCGTGGCTCATCGAGCACGCCGGATTCGGCCGTGGCCACGGGTCGGGTGCCGCGACGCTGTCCACCAAGCACACCCTCGCGCTGACGAACCGCGGCGCGGCGCGCGCCGACGACGTCGTCGCGCTGGCCCGCGAGGTGCGTGACGGCGTGCGCGACCGGTTCGGTGTCGTGCTGGAGCCCGAGCCCGTGCTCGTCGGCCTCGCGCTCTGA
- a CDS encoding MFS transporter yields MNRVAEVQDVPAPRDVRHASAAVFGVFLLSGINFASWAARLPAVRDALDLTPERMGVLLLIGAFGSLAALPLSGLAVERWGARRTVLAFAVVNGSGFAIGSIGVALGQVVVVAVGLVLAGIGAGVWDAAMNIEGAVVEQRLGRTVMPRYHAGFSVGTMAAAGVAAGAAVLHVPVQVHLPVVVVLSTGAVALCVRAFLAEPAPVPASDAPAGGTEAHPAPRGARRALGAWLEPRTLLLGLVVLAAALTEGAANDWVSLAVVDGFDTSHATGAVGFGLFVTAMTAMRLFGTALLDRYGRVVVLRLCVGLAGAGLLVFGLADQLWLALVGVAAWGMGAALGFPVGMSAAADDPLRAAQRVAVVSTIGYSAFLAGPPLLGLLAEHVGYRQALLAILAPVVLGLLVTSAARPLPRGSGHENARVPADALDDSRTRTAD; encoded by the coding sequence ATGAACCGCGTGGCCGAGGTCCAGGACGTCCCCGCACCGCGCGACGTCCGGCACGCGTCCGCCGCGGTCTTCGGGGTCTTCCTGCTCTCCGGCATCAACTTCGCCTCGTGGGCGGCGCGTCTGCCCGCCGTGCGCGACGCGCTCGACCTCACGCCCGAGCGCATGGGCGTGCTGCTGCTCATCGGTGCGTTCGGCTCCCTCGCCGCGCTGCCGCTGTCCGGGCTCGCGGTGGAGCGCTGGGGCGCCCGGCGAACCGTGCTCGCGTTCGCCGTGGTCAACGGGTCGGGGTTCGCGATCGGCTCGATCGGCGTCGCGCTCGGGCAGGTCGTGGTGGTCGCCGTCGGCCTCGTGCTCGCGGGCATCGGCGCGGGGGTGTGGGACGCCGCCATGAACATCGAGGGCGCGGTCGTCGAGCAGCGGCTCGGGCGCACCGTGATGCCGCGCTACCACGCGGGCTTCTCGGTGGGGACCATGGCGGCCGCCGGGGTGGCGGCCGGCGCTGCCGTGCTGCACGTCCCCGTCCAGGTGCACCTGCCGGTCGTCGTCGTGCTGTCCACCGGCGCGGTCGCGCTGTGCGTGCGCGCGTTCCTCGCCGAGCCCGCGCCGGTGCCCGCGTCGGACGCGCCCGCCGGCGGGACGGAGGCGCACCCCGCACCCCGCGGCGCCCGGCGCGCGCTCGGCGCGTGGCTCGAGCCGCGCACCCTGCTCCTGGGCCTCGTCGTGCTCGCCGCCGCACTCACCGAGGGCGCGGCCAACGACTGGGTGAGCCTCGCGGTCGTCGACGGCTTCGACACGTCGCACGCCACCGGCGCGGTCGGGTTCGGGCTGTTCGTCACCGCGATGACGGCCATGCGCCTGTTCGGCACGGCACTGCTCGACCGGTACGGACGCGTCGTCGTGCTGCGCCTGTGCGTGGGCCTCGCCGGGGCCGGCCTGCTGGTGTTCGGCCTCGCCGACCAGCTGTGGCTCGCACTCGTCGGCGTGGCCGCGTGGGGCATGGGTGCCGCGCTCGGGTTCCCGGTAGGCATGAGCGCCGCCGCCGACGACCCGCTGCGCGCCGCCCAGCGGGTCGCGGTCGTCTCGACCATCGGCTACTCCGCGTTCCTCGCCGGACCGCCGCTGCTCGGCCTGCTCGCCGAGCACGTGGGGTACCGCCAGGCACTGCTCGCGATCCTCGCGCCCGTGGTGCTCGGCCTGCTCGTCACGAGCGCCGCCCGGCCCCTGCCGCGCGGGAGCGGGCACGAGAACGCGCGGGTGCCGGCCGACGCCCTCGACGACAGCAGGACGCGCACCGCGGACTAG
- a CDS encoding response regulator, which produces MNLRVVVADDHPVVRSGIVAMLDLEPDLEVVGEAGDGERAVALAHELQPDVVLMDLRMPGLDGAAATARVVTELPGVHVLVLTTYETDTDILRAVEAGATGYLLKDTPREQLVAGVRAAARGESALSPSIAQRLVRQVRGGTGERLTPREREVLAGVARGLSNAAVGRELFITEATVKTHLLRAFAKLGVDDRTRAVTVAIERGILPGA; this is translated from the coding sequence GTGAACCTGCGCGTCGTCGTCGCCGACGACCACCCCGTCGTGCGCTCGGGCATCGTCGCGATGCTCGACCTCGAGCCCGACCTCGAGGTGGTCGGCGAGGCCGGGGACGGCGAGCGGGCCGTCGCCCTCGCGCACGAGCTGCAGCCCGACGTCGTCCTCATGGACCTGCGCATGCCCGGTCTCGACGGCGCCGCCGCGACGGCCCGCGTCGTGACGGAGCTGCCGGGCGTGCACGTCCTGGTGCTCACGACGTACGAGACGGACACCGACATCCTGCGGGCTGTCGAGGCGGGCGCGACCGGCTACCTGCTCAAGGACACCCCGCGCGAGCAGCTCGTCGCCGGTGTCCGCGCCGCAGCCCGGGGCGAGTCCGCACTGTCACCCTCGATCGCCCAGCGGCTCGTCCGGCAGGTGCGCGGTGGGACCGGCGAGCGGCTCACACCCCGCGAGCGCGAGGTCCTCGCGGGCGTCGCGCGCGGCCTGTCGAACGCGGCGGTCGGCCGCGAGCTGTTCATCACCGAGGCGACCGTCAAGACGCACCTGCTGCGCGCGTTTGCCAAGCTCGGCGTGGACGACCGCACGCGCGCAGTGACCGTCGCCATCGAGCGCGGGATCCTCCCCGGCGCGTGA
- a CDS encoding ABC transporter permease translates to MTTTTTPRPAARTSAPRMPGLTRLAWARTRYEVTAFFREREAVVFVFAYPVIMLAIFATVFGSDEELLPGSGVHFPQYFLPGMVATGVVLSSFQNLATFIAAERDDGTLKRLRATPLPASAYFLGKTGQVLLTAGVQTALLLTVAGVVYDVPLPDDAGRWWTFAWVFVLGTATGAVCGVAFSSLPRSGRSTSAVVVPIVLVLQFVSGVFFRFDELPGWMQQVAGVFPLKWIAQGMRSVFLPEGAAALEPSGSWQHGATAVVLAVWLVGALVVGVRTFRWRRRDDG, encoded by the coding sequence GTGACGACGACGACCACCCCACGTCCCGCGGCGCGCACGTCGGCGCCCCGCATGCCCGGCCTCACGCGCCTGGCGTGGGCCCGCACCCGCTACGAGGTCACCGCGTTCTTCCGCGAGCGCGAGGCCGTCGTCTTCGTGTTCGCCTACCCGGTGATCATGCTCGCGATCTTCGCGACCGTGTTCGGGTCCGACGAGGAGCTCCTGCCCGGCAGCGGCGTGCACTTCCCGCAGTACTTCCTGCCCGGGATGGTGGCCACGGGCGTGGTGCTCTCGAGCTTCCAGAACCTCGCGACGTTCATCGCCGCGGAGCGCGACGACGGCACCCTCAAGCGCCTGCGGGCGACCCCACTGCCGGCGAGTGCGTACTTCCTCGGCAAGACGGGCCAGGTGCTGCTGACGGCCGGCGTGCAGACCGCGCTGCTGCTGACGGTCGCGGGCGTCGTCTACGACGTGCCGCTGCCCGACGACGCCGGGCGCTGGTGGACCTTCGCGTGGGTGTTCGTGCTGGGGACCGCGACCGGGGCGGTGTGCGGCGTGGCGTTCTCGTCGCTGCCGCGCAGCGGCCGCTCGACGAGCGCGGTCGTGGTGCCGATCGTGCTGGTGCTGCAGTTCGTCTCGGGGGTGTTCTTCCGGTTCGACGAGCTGCCGGGCTGGATGCAGCAGGTCGCCGGTGTGTTCCCCCTGAAGTGGATCGCGCAGGGCATGCGCTCGGTGTTCCTGCCGGAGGGCGCGGCTGCGCTCGAGCCGTCGGGGTCGTGGCAGCACGGGGCGACCGCGGTGGTGCTCGCGGTGTGGCTCGTCGGGGCGCTGGTCGTGGGCGTGCGGACGTTCCGCTGGCGCCGCCGGGACGACGGTTGA
- a CDS encoding sensor histidine kinase, which translates to MDVVDEAGDDAPGREAQVVLLRAAQESLANVRRHAGATHVTLRLGRTGGEVVLEVTDDGSGLVPGTPEGNGLRGMRARADAAGGTLDVAGASGAGTRVRVRVPATRATTAAGTGEGVPGGHPTPATEETS; encoded by the coding sequence GTGGACGTCGTCGACGAGGCCGGCGACGACGCACCGGGCCGCGAGGCGCAGGTCGTGCTGCTGCGCGCCGCGCAGGAGTCGCTGGCCAACGTCCGCCGCCACGCGGGCGCCACGCACGTCACGCTGCGGCTCGGGCGCACCGGTGGCGAGGTGGTGCTCGAGGTCACGGACGACGGCAGCGGCCTGGTACCCGGCACCCCGGAGGGCAACGGGCTGCGTGGTATGCGGGCGCGCGCCGACGCGGCAGGCGGCACGCTCGACGTCGCCGGGGCGTCGGGCGCGGGCACGCGGGTGCGTGTGCGCGTCCCGGCGACGCGGGCCACCACCGCGGCCGGCACGGGCGAGGGCGTCCCCGGCGGCCACCCCACCCCCGCCACGGAGGAGACCTCGTGA
- a CDS encoding sensor histidine kinase — protein MRTGRTTGRTPVVLTEPGRRPPSRVTVRGRLMTAVVALTAAAMTISGVTGLALQLRATDARIDDSLQRAVAALRTSQQDGETLPDETRVPWTSVQRFLVKAVEARVPGEHEGMLSWFNGAVDVRPADETRAIRLDTDAELLEWLRTVDPDDPRAEEPRTVRTSVTEYRLVAVPVRLEADPGAEGLFVLASDRTAQNAGVWRIFLTYSVVGLVALVITSLVAWFVVGHMLRPVRVLRDTVRRVTESDLSERIEVTGKDDLADLASSVNSMLQRLERAFGSQRELLDDVGHELRTPLTIVRGHLELLDPADASDVRATQSLALDELDRMQRLVDDLVTLATADRPDFVRRAPVDVGRLTDDVLEKARGLGERRFVVVARADVVVEVDAQRVTQAWLQLLANAVKFSAPGSVVRLGSEVADGRLLVWVRDEGPGVPREEEERIFERFHRGQADRVQHGAGLGLPIVAAIAAAHGGRVFLEHPPPGAGPGVGFVLDLPAVGLVDGESEPFVLVEPRR, from the coding sequence ATGCGGACAGGGCGGACGACGGGGCGCACGCCCGTCGTGCTCACCGAGCCCGGGCGTCGGCCGCCGTCGCGGGTGACGGTCCGCGGCCGCCTGATGACGGCCGTGGTGGCCCTCACCGCAGCGGCGATGACGATCTCGGGGGTCACCGGTCTGGCGCTGCAGCTGCGCGCGACCGACGCCCGCATCGACGACTCCCTGCAGCGCGCGGTCGCGGCCCTGCGCACGAGCCAGCAGGACGGCGAGACGCTCCCCGACGAGACGCGGGTGCCGTGGACGTCGGTGCAGCGCTTCCTCGTCAAGGCCGTCGAGGCGCGCGTGCCCGGCGAGCACGAGGGCATGCTGTCGTGGTTCAACGGCGCCGTGGACGTGCGCCCGGCGGACGAGACCCGTGCCATCCGGCTCGACACCGACGCCGAGCTCCTGGAGTGGCTGCGGACGGTCGACCCCGACGACCCGCGCGCCGAGGAGCCCCGCACCGTGCGCACGTCGGTCACCGAGTACCGGCTGGTGGCGGTGCCCGTGCGGCTCGAGGCCGACCCCGGCGCCGAAGGGCTGTTCGTCCTCGCGTCGGACCGCACCGCCCAGAACGCGGGCGTGTGGCGGATCTTCCTCACGTACTCCGTGGTCGGCCTGGTGGCGCTGGTGATCACGTCGCTCGTCGCGTGGTTCGTGGTCGGGCACATGCTGCGCCCGGTACGGGTGCTGCGGGACACCGTGCGCCGCGTCACCGAGTCCGACCTGTCCGAGCGCATCGAGGTGACCGGCAAGGACGACCTCGCGGACCTCGCGTCGTCCGTCAACTCGATGCTGCAGCGCCTCGAGCGCGCGTTCGGGTCGCAGCGCGAGCTGCTGGACGACGTCGGGCACGAGCTGCGCACGCCGCTGACCATCGTGCGCGGCCACCTCGAGCTGCTCGACCCCGCGGACGCGAGCGACGTGCGGGCCACGCAGTCGCTCGCGCTCGACGAGCTCGACCGCATGCAGCGCCTCGTCGACGACCTCGTCACCCTGGCGACCGCCGACCGCCCCGACTTCGTGCGGCGGGCGCCCGTCGACGTCGGCCGGCTGACCGACGACGTGCTGGAGAAGGCCCGCGGCCTGGGCGAGCGCCGGTTCGTGGTGGTCGCGCGTGCCGACGTCGTCGTGGAGGTGGACGCGCAGCGCGTCACGCAGGCGTGGCTGCAGCTGCTCGCGAACGCCGTGAAGTTCTCCGCGCCGGGGTCGGTGGTCCGGCTCGGCAGCGAGGTCGCCGACGGCCGCCTGCTGGTGTGGGTGCGCGACGAGGGTCCGGGCGTGCCGCGCGAGGAGGAGGAACGGATCTTCGAGCGCTTCCACCGCGGCCAGGCGGACCGCGTCCAGCACGGCGCCGGGCTCGGCCTGCCGATCGTCGCGGCGATCGCCGCAGCCCACGGGGGGCGCGTCTTCCTCGAGCACCCCCCGCCCGGCGCCGGACCCGGCGTCGGTTTCGTCCTGGACCTGCCCGCCGTCGGCCTCGTCGACGGCGAGTCCGAGCCCTTCGTCCTCGTGGAGCCCCGCCGATGA
- a CDS encoding alpha/beta hydrolase has product MRKAQLRRALAVTTVAACLATTLTAFSASTATAAPDAGTAAVAPDKKGPGKPGKPAPGKPGKPGKPKPGKPTPTPSAPAGDHDTTSAVEAARVDGVPTPDPDWYDCSSYFGDGAECGVVALPLDYDEPDGATTEVALLRIKATDPDKRIGSLFINPGGPGGSGVDIASFAPYFLSPEVLATFDVVGLDPRGTNYSDNVRCFKNIGQQDAALSGMYVPYPQGEEQTAAFVDSARKLGQACSTTGKPLSASMSTAQVARDMDVVRRAVGDEELTYLGFSYGSYLGQVYANMFPDRVRALVIDGVLDPLAWAGTEDNADIPVTERLGSGTAAWRAAQEVLTRCAEAGPELCRTAEIGEPQAVWDEVYAGLDETPVELRDPYTDELLVEVDTPVFVNAVLGALYSPSGWSGVDLYTWAFYWLLQPETPENAALRAEALEILVGYERQEQEKAAARDAQRVERAAGRGFAFPYSNYTEAFSAVLCTDSLNPAQPEEWIVAGERQDELAPGFGPAWSWASPQCASSVWTAQDEDAWRGPFTARTAAPVLVVGNLWDPATAYEGAVAAADVLPNSRLLSSDNWGHTAYGTSVCATGAIDAYLIAGELPAVGTQCVGDEQPFVVQPSSRTAEPKRALPPVVPPVPGATPRS; this is encoded by the coding sequence ATGAGGAAAGCACAGCTCCGCCGTGCGCTCGCCGTGACGACCGTCGCGGCCTGTCTGGCCACGACGCTCACGGCCTTCTCGGCCAGCACGGCGACGGCAGCACCCGACGCCGGTACGGCAGCGGTGGCACCGGACAAGAAGGGGCCGGGCAAGCCGGGCAAGCCGGCACCGGGCAAGCCGGGCAAGCCGGGGAAGCCCAAGCCCGGCAAGCCCACGCCCACGCCGTCCGCGCCGGCAGGTGACCACGACACGACGAGTGCGGTCGAGGCCGCGCGCGTCGACGGCGTCCCGACGCCCGACCCGGACTGGTACGACTGCTCGTCCTACTTCGGTGACGGCGCCGAGTGCGGCGTCGTCGCGCTCCCGCTCGACTACGACGAGCCGGACGGCGCCACCACGGAGGTCGCGCTGCTGCGCATCAAGGCCACCGACCCCGACAAGCGCATCGGCTCGCTGTTCATCAACCCGGGCGGCCCGGGCGGCTCGGGTGTCGACATCGCGTCGTTCGCGCCCTACTTCCTGTCGCCGGAGGTGCTGGCGACGTTCGACGTCGTCGGGCTCGACCCGCGCGGCACCAACTACTCGGACAACGTCAGGTGCTTCAAGAACATCGGGCAGCAGGACGCCGCGCTCTCGGGCATGTACGTGCCGTACCCGCAGGGCGAGGAGCAGACCGCCGCGTTCGTCGACTCCGCGCGCAAGCTCGGTCAGGCGTGCTCGACCACCGGGAAGCCGCTCAGCGCCTCGATGTCGACGGCACAGGTGGCGCGTGACATGGACGTCGTCCGCCGGGCCGTCGGCGACGAGGAGCTGACGTACCTCGGGTTCTCCTACGGCAGCTACCTCGGCCAGGTCTACGCCAACATGTTCCCGGACCGCGTGCGCGCGCTCGTGATCGACGGCGTGCTCGACCCGCTGGCGTGGGCCGGCACCGAGGACAACGCGGACATCCCGGTGACCGAGCGGCTCGGGTCCGGCACCGCCGCGTGGCGGGCCGCGCAGGAGGTGCTCACGCGGTGCGCCGAGGCGGGTCCGGAGCTGTGCCGCACCGCCGAGATCGGTGAGCCGCAGGCGGTGTGGGACGAGGTCTACGCCGGGCTCGACGAGACGCCCGTCGAGCTGCGCGACCCGTACACCGACGAGCTGCTCGTCGAGGTCGACACCCCGGTCTTCGTCAACGCCGTGCTCGGCGCGCTGTACTCGCCGTCCGGCTGGTCGGGTGTGGACCTGTACACGTGGGCCTTCTACTGGCTGCTGCAGCCGGAGACGCCGGAGAACGCGGCCCTGCGCGCCGAGGCCCTCGAGATCCTCGTCGGGTACGAGCGGCAGGAGCAGGAGAAGGCCGCCGCCCGCGACGCGCAGCGCGTGGAGCGCGCTGCAGGCCGCGGGTTCGCGTTCCCGTACTCCAACTACACCGAGGCATTCTCCGCGGTGCTGTGCACGGACTCGCTGAACCCGGCGCAGCCGGAGGAGTGGATCGTGGCGGGCGAGCGGCAGGACGAGCTCGCGCCCGGGTTCGGGCCGGCGTGGTCGTGGGCGTCGCCGCAGTGCGCGTCGTCCGTGTGGACCGCGCAGGACGAGGACGCCTGGCGGGGTCCGTTCACCGCGCGGACGGCGGCGCCCGTGCTCGTCGTGGGCAACCTGTGGGACCCCGCGACGGCCTACGAGGGTGCGGTCGCAGCCGCGGACGTGCTCCCGAACAGCCGCCTGCTGTCCTCGGACAACTGGGGTCACACGGCGTACGGCACGTCGGTGTGCGCCACCGGTGCGATCGACGCCTACCTCATCGCGGGTGAGCTGCCCGCGGTGGGCACGCAGTGCGTGGGTGACGAGCAGCCGTTCGTCGTCCAGCCGTCGTCCCGCACCGCGGAGCCGAAGCGGGCCCTGCCGCCCGTGGTGCCGCCGGTGCCCGGAGCGACGCCGCGCAGCTGA
- a CDS encoding response regulator transcription factor: MTHILIAEDEERIASFVAKGLRAHGYEASAVMTGEAALARIEAGGIDLLVLDLGLGDMDGFEVLRYLRAEGYELPVIVLTARSSVTDTVTGLESGADDYMAKPFRFEELLARVRLRLRSQPAATARGNVLVHGRLQLDLRTRRMRVDDVEVDLSAREFALAETFMRNPGDVLTRERLLSEVWGYDFDPGSNVVDVYVRYLRRKLGAEHFDTIREVGYRLVDAPV; encoded by the coding sequence ATGACCCACATCCTGATCGCCGAGGACGAGGAGCGCATCGCCTCCTTCGTCGCCAAGGGCCTGCGCGCCCACGGGTACGAGGCGAGCGCCGTCATGACCGGCGAGGCGGCCCTGGCACGGATCGAGGCCGGCGGCATCGACCTGCTCGTGCTCGACCTGGGCCTGGGCGACATGGACGGCTTCGAGGTGCTGCGGTACCTGCGCGCCGAGGGCTACGAGCTGCCCGTCATCGTGCTGACGGCTCGCTCGTCCGTGACGGACACCGTGACAGGGCTGGAGTCGGGTGCCGACGACTACATGGCCAAGCCGTTCCGGTTCGAGGAGCTGCTGGCGCGCGTCCGGCTGCGGCTGCGCAGCCAGCCGGCGGCGACCGCGCGCGGCAACGTGCTGGTCCACGGGCGGCTGCAGCTCGACCTGCGCACGCGCCGCATGCGGGTCGACGACGTCGAGGTCGACCTGTCGGCGCGCGAGTTCGCCCTCGCGGAGACGTTCATGCGCAACCCCGGCGACGTGCTGACACGCGAGCGACTGCTGTCGGAGGTGTGGGGCTACGACTTCGACCCCGGATCGAACGTCGTGGACGTGTACGTGCGGTACCTGCGCCGCAAGCTCGGCGCGGAGCACTTCGACACCATCCGCGAGGTCGGGTACCGGCTCGTCGACGCCCCCGTGTGA
- a CDS encoding adenosine deaminase: MRDLALLPKAHLHLHFTGSMRVDTLAELADRHGIRLPHVLLDDDPLVVPAGARGWFRFQRMYDAARACVRSEADMRRLVAEAAADDAAEGSGRLELQVDPTSYAPFVGGLTPALEIVLDAAREAQAATGVEIGVVVAASRMRHPLDARTLARLAAKHAGDGPGQVVGFGLSNDERRGTTAEFAGAFAIAHRAGLLSVPHGGELLGPEHVEQVLDHLRPDRLGHGVRSGEDPRVLERVLQDDVPLEVCPASNVSLGVYAGPGDVPLRALVDAGARVALGADDPLLFRSRLVDQYRIAREAHGFTDAELADLARSSITASAASPATRARLLAGVDAWLASAPAG, encoded by the coding sequence ATGCGCGACCTGGCCCTGCTCCCCAAGGCGCACCTGCACCTGCACTTCACGGGGTCGATGCGGGTCGACACCCTCGCCGAGCTGGCGGACCGCCACGGCATCCGTCTCCCCCACGTGCTGCTGGACGACGACCCGCTCGTGGTTCCCGCGGGCGCGCGCGGGTGGTTCCGCTTCCAGCGGATGTACGACGCGGCGCGCGCGTGCGTGCGCTCGGAGGCCGACATGCGCCGGCTCGTCGCCGAGGCCGCCGCGGACGACGCCGCCGAGGGCTCGGGACGCCTCGAGCTGCAGGTCGACCCGACGTCGTACGCGCCGTTCGTCGGCGGGCTGACCCCGGCGCTCGAGATCGTCCTCGACGCGGCGCGCGAGGCGCAGGCGGCGACCGGTGTCGAGATCGGCGTCGTGGTGGCGGCGTCGCGGATGCGGCACCCGCTGGACGCGCGCACGCTCGCCCGGCTCGCGGCGAAGCACGCCGGGGACGGCCCGGGGCAGGTCGTCGGGTTCGGGCTGTCGAACGACGAGCGGCGCGGCACGACCGCCGAGTTCGCCGGTGCGTTCGCGATCGCCCACCGCGCGGGGCTGCTGTCCGTGCCGCACGGCGGCGAGCTGCTGGGGCCCGAGCACGTCGAGCAGGTGCTCGACCACCTGCGGCCCGACCGGCTGGGGCACGGCGTGCGCAGCGGCGAGGACCCGCGCGTTCTGGAGCGCGTGCTGCAGGACGACGTGCCGCTCGAGGTGTGCCCCGCGTCGAACGTGTCGTTGGGGGTGTACGCCGGACCGGGGGACGTGCCGCTGCGGGCGCTGGTCGACGCGGGCGCACGCGTCGCGCTCGGCGCGGACGACCCGTTGCTCTTCCGTTCACGCCTCGTCGACCAGTACCGCATCGCGCGCGAGGCGCACGGCTTCACGGACGCCGAGCTGGCCGACCTGGCCCGGTCGTCGATCACCGCGAGCGCCGCGTCACCCGCCACGCGGGCGCGCCTGCTGGCGGGTGTCGACGCGTGGCTCGCGTCGGCCCCCGCCGGCTGA